The genomic stretch TTGCTCTGTTGCCAATGTCTGCGGTTTTACTCAACGctgaattgggctacttttacttTTGCCGCTTAGGTTGTTTTTAATATCCAATGGGTTGAAGCgacccaaataacatgatatttagacCCTGGAATGCAAGATTGTACCAGGGGAACCCCaccaaaaacacagattttatCTCCCGGAATTCGATTTTTACCGTGGGGACATTAGCACAATTTCTCCTGATGCGCATTAGCACAGTTTTCCGAATGGCCAGCATGTTCGAGGAAGAGCAGCGGTGCTTTCGACTTGTAGTAATATTCTATGGTGTTACAGTGGTGAAATTACAAACACAAAATACACATTCTGAGACATGATTTGAGATGAACAACttggaatattattaatattattttgtccTTCTCCCATTTTCACCTCAAAATTTTGGTTTGGCTGTGCATCCCACGACGAGCCACCACTGTTCTGGGTAATCTTAgaaaaagtgtgaaaacatTTACTCCCACAAAATctaaagcagtgtttctcaaacagAATTTATATTGACCATCAAGTGGTGAGCCAACAGAGTACCAAATtattactaaaaaaaatgtcattaatgtcaaatatttaaatgtattaattgatttattattggttaaatgttttttagaTTGGTTTCATTCTCCTCAGAAAAGCAATGTTTATCCTCATTGCATGTGAACTTAATGTAGTCTAAGTCATATTTCATTGCCTTGCCTTtagttttgattgattttaaagGATGCGGGAATGTCACACAACCTGTCAATATGTGCTTAATTTGGTGCTTCAACCAAGTGTCAGATGAATTTGAGCCAAAATTTTGAGCTTGACTGGATACAGGCCTTTATATGTTAAGCGTTGTTTCCTCTCTTTTAAGTTTAGTCAAGCCTTTTTGTTTTGCTAAATACTAAACTAAATGcagttgcattttatttatttacatttagtgttgtttttttacccTACTGTCCATGACTGTATCCCAATAGAAATGgcaatccttttttttttttttttttggttgttgaCAACCACACATCTACAGCTTACATCTGCAATGAACATTTTCACATAAATTAACATTGTCGAAATGAAGAGCTTTTGAAAATAACAGTTAATAATAGTTGTAGTCACATTCCAATACAGAGTGTAATGATAAATATACTGGAATTTAATGCAATATAATGTTTCTCTTCCCTCCACATCTTGCCACCAACACAGCAGATGGAAATAGAGAGAGGAGATGAACGTAAGTTGTTATACATATCTTAACACAACATTATACACAACATGAATGGTCTTTCTAAATGTATCTATCTGTCACCTTATACACTTTTTCTTAGGGAGGAGAGGCTCTTCTGTTGCCTCGCTTGACACCGATTCAGACCCTGTACCCAcggtaaaaaaatgtttgattacTTTTTATTCCATAATTGTTTCATTGTTAAAAgcccccctgtagtcaataattttatcccttaaaactcaccaaaatgaaatatttacacattttttccaGTGAAAAAAATTGATTCATGcctttaaatataatgtaactctacacccttgcttcaatTAGTATACGTGGACATTgattatgcaaattagccccgcctccacgcactcacaccagctcagagatccacttggtCAACCTTACTGTAGTAAGCACTGCACAATGACAAGTGGAAAtactggtttaattcagccaGAGGCCTgtatgtttgaaccagaaactgattcagaagaagaagtggaagagtgAATTATACAGGCTTGCATTCATGTTGATACATCAGAATGATAATGCAGACACCtaatggtaattaatatgattagtgtttgcttgactatgttatcaaacagctaataatgttgTGACGACCAGGGCAACGAGCATCACCGGCCTCgcaccgttccctcacggctctcgcccgccctggtcatcacaaatgtattgctaatgttacacaaaccgtgttcctgttcttcatctcagagtcagacagctgccttctaacagtCAGTATCTTTAGAAACGATTTGAACAACTAGAgcatcagtggagaaaggcttatagttcatcataaaatcgtaatatacatcatatatacataattcaccctctatattgctaaatctacccgatttttcatatTAACAGGAAAATGTaccaggataacctggcttctttTGAGACTCCCCTGCTTCGCAATCGCAGCATagtaatgatatgctaaagcccgcccgcactttgacgtgattggttacatgGTAGTTTGTGACATAAGAAACACTTGCTATTTCAAACCCcgtttttttttcactgtagttttaaggagaaaatactcagcaatggtgtcgacttatgaatttgcacatggtttgtcttaaagcatattaaaaataccacatagacatatgaacaacttgattttcaccacaaggGGTCTTTAAATTATAGTTGAATGAGAAACTATTCGATGCACCATTGCTATAGATGATGTGGCTTACAGTTCTATAGTTTCACACTACTATGAAAATTACAAACAAGGTGTCAGGCAACACTTCTGGATTCTTCAGGCACCCTGGTGAAGAGCGCTTCATTTCAAATTaaactgaaaatgaacaaaaagttgTGTGGGTGGGTTTGAAACACTGTTTTCAAAAGATAATGGATTATTTCATGAGGATTGGTGAATTCAGTACACATCCAGGATTTCACATCATTTGATTAGTTTATGGATCAGGGTCATTATGATCGactattttaaaggattagttcacctcagaatgaaaatgtctgataatttactcacccccatgtcatccaagatgttcatgtctttttttcttcagtcgaaaagaaattaaggtttttgaggaaaacattcctaggatttttctccatatagtggacttcactggagttcaacgggttgaaggtccaaatgtcagtttcagtgcagcttcaaagagctctacatgatcccagacgaggaataagagtctaatctagagaaaTGATCTGTCAGAtcgatctaaaaaaaaaataatatactttttaaccacaaattctCATCTTGCATTGCGCTGCgatgtgcattacgtaatcacattggaaaggtcacgcgttacgtaggcggaagtaccacgGTAGGGTGAAAAATTTTCTCCTCCATCTTCAAAATCGTCCAGCATCATTGTTTTAACTTTTTGTGTAAAGGGCATTTAACTTAATCTTTGCacttttgctagataagactcttattcctcgtctgggatcatgtagagctctttgaagctgcactgaaactgacatttggaccttcaacccgttgaactccagtgaagtccactatatggagaaaaatcctggaatgttttcctcaaaaaccttaatttcttttcaaatgaagaaagaaagacatgaacatcttggatgacatgggggtgagtaaattatcaggaaattttaattcctgaagtgaactaatcctttaattgaaCCCATTAGTCCCGCAGCTGACAGATTTGAACTTCTTCATCAAGGCACATACTCTAATCACAATGGCTGTTTTTAAATTCCATAGTGCCACCGCTGTGACAAATACATGATTTAACAACGATTTtctattaataaaatgtattgtatgttGCGTACTGGCTATTTGTgaaatgatataaaaattaaaaatgtaattttaatgtgATTTGCTTTGCATTCATCAGATTCCAGAGTCAGATACAGAATATTACAGCCTGACTCAACGGCCTCTCGGACACTGTCTAATCATCAACAACTACAACTTTGAAGAAATTACCTTATATCCCAAACGAAAAGGCACTGAGAAGGATAAAGGTATTTTGGgtattagctttttttttttaaatttcatatgCATTCCTTAAAATTGTGACTTCTAAATgaactttctctctctgtctctagATGCTCTTTTCCAATTGTTTGACAGAATGCATTTTATAGTTGAGGTGCTGGATGATCTGACAGCCTCAGATATAAAAGATGCGATAAAGAATTTTGCAAAAAAGGATCATACTCGAATGGGCGCTTTTGTCTGCTGTGTCCTCTCGCATGGAGAGAAAGGCGCTGTGTTGGGCGTAGATGGTAAACCGGTTGAAATCCGTGAACTCACACTGCCTTTTGCTGAATGTCACACACTAACAAGCAAGCCCAAGCTTTTCTTCATTCAAGCCTGCCAAGGAAGTGAGGCCCAGAACGGTGTATGGACAGCAGATGGACAAGGGAACGATACAGAAGAAGGAACATTTGAGGAAGATGCTTATAATCCTGCGTTGCGCAGTGTACCTATAGAAGCTGATTTCCTAATCGGAATGGCCACAGTAGAGCATTACCAGTCCTTTCGCCACACTAGAGAGGGGTCTATCTATATCCAGGAGCTCTGTAGACAGCTGGAAGCATTCTGCCCCAGGTGAgttaaaaacactgaaaaatatTAATTGGAATTCTCAGATGTGCCTTTGTTGGGTCTGTATAAATGTTCATGTTTCCAGTTCTGTGATGTTTACTTTGCAGTCTTTAGTTTCAACCAGTCAGCCCATTTCAGTCCACCAGTTTGACCCATTTATGCAGATTAAGAAAGCCTATTCATACATAcaaatttggggtcagttttgtttttaaagaaattaatgtatttattccagcaaggtcacattaaatgaacacaaaagagacagtaaagacatgttataatatatgttacaaaaatttctgtatttcaaataagattctgtcttttttaacttttctatttaaaatccTTAagaaatgtatcacggtttccacaaaaatattaagctgttttcaacattgataaaaataggaaatatttcttgagcaccaaatcatctTAGAATGTTTGGATTAAACTGGGAGTAATGGCTGTTGAAAATGTAGCTTTAAAAATGTAGCTTCCTTTTTAGTTGTTATTTTGAATTgcagtaatatttcacaattttcacaatattacacaatttctttttcaatttctttcttctttctttcttttaaatcaaataaatgcagcattagtGAGCATACAAGACCCCAAACTGAATGGAAGTGTACAATGACTGACAATGAATACACCTTTTCTATGAGTGCATTATTAAAAGAATAAGATTGATGTTGTTgcagaaaaaataaacagaagcagtttttttttaaactattaatATTACTTCAAAGTTATGTTGTGCAATCGACATGCAGAAAAAAATCTCCCATAAAACAGTAAATGATATAGTGAGGACCCCCCCAGACCCTCATTTCTGGGTGTCAATAATTAATTATCTTAATATAATAGatcatttgacattttttttaagaaggCATGTTAGGCTAGTTCATGTTATAATTTGATGCAACTCTCCACTGCCTGGGGTTTTACAATACCacatatttatgaattatttcaCAACGCTGCTTATTTATGAATCACtattttgattaataataaagcttcataaagctctgaagcagtgttttgaaatcagcccatcactatattgctGAAAAGTCggtatttagtttttttggcgcacaagaagtattctcgtcgctttataatattaagatagaaccaccgaattcacatgaactgatttaaatatgtttttagtacctttatggatctaccaagtaccattgctgtgaatgcaggcctcactgagccaccagaatttaatcaaaatatcttaatttgtgtttcgaagatgaacgaaggtcttattagaacgacatgaggatgagtaattaatgacattattttcatttttgtgtgaactaatccctttaataccaggtggaaacagggcctgaGTTAACTCCAGccaggtttagttcacccaaaaatgaaaattatcccatgatttactcaccctcaagccatcctaggtgtatatgactgttttctttcagacgaacacaatcggagataaatttaaaaatatcctgactcttccaagctttataatggtagtgaatggggggccgaGATTTGAAGCCCAACAAagtgcattcatccatcatataagtaatccatacggctccagggggttaataaaggccttctgaagcgaagcgatgagtttttgtaagaaaaatatccatatttaaaactttattaactataataattagcttccggcagacggctGTGGAAGAGTATGTTCATTTCGGATGCGATCCAGACCGCCCAATGCCTATACACTGTGCCCCTTTTCTGTCTTATGTTTACCCCAAAATACCCCACAGGCAAAAGAGTTGCACCTTAATCCATTGGTGTTCTTGGTGTCGTGTTACTTTAGAAAAATGTTGGTCTACAATGTTTGATCACctttttttgtcaaatactTTATTTGAATGTCTTTAAAGAGACACTGCCTCCCTCAAAATGAGAAAATGCTCCTGTTGAATATTCATGGTTTAATTTAGATGGATACATAGTAAAGTCTGCTTGTCTGCTTTTTTTCTGATAGAAATGAGGATATCTTATCCATCCT from Megalobrama amblycephala isolate DHTTF-2021 linkage group LG5, ASM1881202v1, whole genome shotgun sequence encodes the following:
- the LOC125268421 gene encoding caspase-8-like isoform X2 encodes the protein MDAVNVKNMDPKTFHEIDEDLTSNDVAQLKFLCIDLIHKKRLEMVIDAKDLFLRLDEQALLDDGLLVPELLITIGRLDLLAILKKTKEEVERELPERDDPSKGVSAYRKMLFKLSEDMTEENLRSVKFLLELPRAKLAPSASFLDVAIEMEKQQRLGEDNLDELYSVLEKCDKQLAYRIEEFRNKYRGGRLPLQEVFPNERPRLPIQMEIERGDERRRGSSVASLDTDSDPVPTIPESDTEYYSLTQRPLGHCLIINNYNFEEITLYPKRKGTEKDKDALFQLFDRMHFIVEVLDDLTASDIKDAIKNFAKKDHTRMGAFVCCVLSHGEKGAVLGVDGKPVEIRELTLPFAECHTLTSKPKLFFIQACQGSEAQNGVWTADGQGNDTEEGTFEEDAYNPALRSVPIEADFLIGMATVEHYQSFRHTREGSIYIQELCRQLEAFCPRNEDILSILTKVNRAVSTKVLKGRKQMPEPRYTLTKKLVLPMD
- the LOC125268421 gene encoding caspase-8-like isoform X1 yields the protein MDAVNVKQNMDPKTFHEIDEDLTSNDVAQLKFLCIDLIHKKRLEMVIDAKDLFLRLDEQALLDDGLLVPELLITIGRLDLLAILKKTKEEVERELPERDDPSKGVSAYRKMLFKLSEDMTEENLRSVKFLLELPRAKLAPSASFLDVAIEMEKQQRLGEDNLDELYSVLEKCDKQLAYRIEEFRNKYRGGRLPLQEVFPNERPRLPIQMEIERGDERRRGSSVASLDTDSDPVPTIPESDTEYYSLTQRPLGHCLIINNYNFEEITLYPKRKGTEKDKDALFQLFDRMHFIVEVLDDLTASDIKDAIKNFAKKDHTRMGAFVCCVLSHGEKGAVLGVDGKPVEIRELTLPFAECHTLTSKPKLFFIQACQGSEAQNGVWTADGQGNDTEEGTFEEDAYNPALRSVPIEADFLIGMATVEHYQSFRHTREGSIYIQELCRQLEAFCPRNEDILSILTKVNRAVSTKVLKGRKQMPEPRYTLTKKLVLPMD